The proteins below are encoded in one region of Fibrella aestuarina BUZ 2:
- a CDS encoding glycosyltransferase: MLADYDLLTNEGQHPRFLFDQTDPVPALRVSVIVPVRNEAEAIAHTLDALRLQRTCAGHRLDPNSYEVLVLTNNCTDDSYAQVRRYQQQYPAFRLHVVDIQLPPERAHIGTVRRLLMDEACRRLLQAGHPQGVIASTDGDTLVDSHWIAQIVAEIEAGNDAVGGRILTLRDDSPARLPHLRDATYRCLLARAEAQIDPCQHDPWPRHFQHFGASLAVTCQAYVRAGRLPVVRYLEDDAFFKALQRIDAKVRKSPQVRVYTSARLQGRVEVGLSWQLQQWTSQRQAGCCQLVEDPAVSMARFQLRRDLRDAWQHRFEPSSLVRLRPMAERLRVTTGWLMARMATSTYFGQLWEQADAQFAQLPHPAPIPITEAIRQLRLVKSESERDRE; this comes from the coding sequence ATGCTGGCTGACTATGATTTGCTTACCAACGAAGGCCAACACCCTCGTTTCCTCTTCGACCAAACCGATCCTGTCCCGGCGCTGCGCGTGTCGGTGATCGTGCCCGTTCGCAACGAAGCCGAGGCCATTGCGCACACGCTCGATGCGCTGCGGCTGCAACGTACCTGTGCGGGCCACCGGCTCGACCCCAACAGTTACGAGGTATTGGTGCTGACCAATAACTGCACCGATGATTCCTACGCGCAGGTACGTCGGTATCAGCAGCAGTATCCCGCTTTCAGATTACATGTGGTTGATATTCAGTTGCCCCCCGAGCGGGCTCATATCGGTACGGTACGGCGGCTACTGATGGACGAAGCCTGCCGCCGTCTGTTGCAGGCGGGTCACCCACAGGGCGTAATCGCCTCGACCGATGGTGATACGCTGGTCGATTCACACTGGATTGCGCAGATTGTGGCCGAAATCGAGGCGGGTAATGATGCCGTTGGCGGCCGGATTCTGACCCTGCGTGACGACAGCCCGGCTCGGTTACCTCACCTGCGCGACGCCACCTACCGCTGCTTGCTGGCCCGCGCCGAAGCCCAGATCGACCCCTGCCAGCACGACCCCTGGCCGCGGCATTTTCAGCATTTTGGGGCCAGTCTGGCCGTGACCTGCCAGGCCTACGTGCGGGCGGGCCGCTTGCCGGTGGTGCGGTACCTGGAAGACGATGCCTTTTTCAAAGCCCTACAGCGCATCGACGCCAAGGTGCGCAAGAGCCCGCAGGTACGTGTCTACACGTCGGCGCGGTTGCAGGGGCGGGTCGAGGTGGGGTTGTCGTGGCAATTGCAGCAATGGACCAGCCAGCGGCAGGCAGGCTGCTGCCAGTTGGTCGAAGATCCGGCTGTGTCGATGGCGCGCTTTCAACTCCGGCGCGACCTGCGCGACGCCTGGCAACACCGGTTTGAGCCGAGCAGTCTGGTGCGGTTACGCCCAATGGCCGAACGGCTGCGGGTCACGACGGGCTGGCTCATGGCGCGCATGGCCACCAGTACCTATTTTGGTCAGCTTTGGGAACAGGCCGACGCCCAGTTTGCCCAACTGCCACACCCCGCCCCCATACCCATCACCGAAGCCATCCGGCAGTTGAGACTGGTAAAGAGCGAAAGCGAAAGAGATAGAGAGTGA
- a CDS encoding LytR/AlgR family response regulator transcription factor gives MLNVFIVEDEDLAVRKLTKLLQEVDPSIVVMGTAASVRTAVNWLQQNHTSGDPAPDLILMDIELADGQSFDIFEQTPVESPVIFTTSYDEYALKAFKVNSIDYLLKPIKRRDLEASLEKHHRLRSLNPTAPPSADAGRVSIDVLVQQLRQQIQPTDYRKRFLVRHLQQWVPVEVSDVAYFYSEDGVSLFRTNANQKYSLDYTLDELEAMLDPSQFFRANRQFIIDINSVQQIHPYFNNKLKLTLKPAPTDEVIVSRERATDFKKWMGK, from the coding sequence ATGCTAAACGTATTTATTGTCGAAGACGAAGATCTGGCCGTTCGTAAACTGACCAAGCTGTTGCAGGAAGTGGACCCGTCGATCGTGGTTATGGGCACCGCCGCCAGCGTGCGCACCGCCGTCAACTGGTTGCAGCAAAACCACACATCGGGCGATCCGGCACCCGATCTGATCCTGATGGATATTGAACTGGCCGACGGACAGAGCTTCGATATTTTTGAACAGACGCCCGTGGAGTCGCCCGTGATTTTCACCACCTCCTACGACGAATACGCCCTGAAAGCCTTCAAGGTCAACAGCATCGACTACCTGCTCAAACCCATCAAACGGCGCGACCTGGAAGCCAGCCTGGAAAAACACCACCGGCTGCGTAGCCTCAACCCCACCGCACCTCCCTCAGCCGACGCCGGGCGCGTGTCGATCGACGTGCTGGTGCAGCAACTGCGGCAGCAGATTCAGCCCACCGACTACCGCAAGCGGTTTCTGGTGCGTCACCTGCAACAGTGGGTGCCAGTGGAGGTCTCCGACGTGGCTTATTTTTATTCCGAAGACGGTGTGAGCCTGTTTCGCACCAACGCCAACCAGAAATACTCGCTCGACTACACCCTCGACGAACTCGAAGCCATGCTCGATCCGTCGCAGTTTTTTCGGGCTAACCGCCAGTTTATCATCGACATCAACTCGGTGCAGCAGATCCACCCGTATTTCAATAACAAGTTGAAACTGACGCTGAAACCCGCCCCCACCGATGAGGTGATCGTGAGTCGCGAACGGGCGACCGACTTCAAAAAATGGATGGGTAAGTAG
- a CDS encoding sensor histidine kinase: MNSLNDIRLRLLGPPALFLFGTIFFRLNWYFELSARDIIKSNLIALGAGYLCWEVTRRVVLGIQQRYPGLNQTKTRFGWLLLALPVLVNFAWLVRQLAHLAADNRAWYWPNPADYTYSLGIQIFYHCVYMVVYEGGYVLRQWRQSYVEIETLKKANLQSQLDSLKNQINPHFLFNNLNSLSSLISENPKQAEAFVDEISTVYRYMLRSNESDLTTLRHELSFIDSYFHLLKTRYTDGIELYVSVPEPEQTYLIPPLTLQVLVENAVRHNIMLAGQPLQIEILVREGKLVVRNNLQRKPGRPDSSQLGLVNIATKYRLLGEGGIDIREDDDTFSVALPLLSPERAGPPGTETAPSGH, from the coding sequence GTGAATTCGCTCAATGACATACGACTCAGGCTGCTGGGGCCGCCCGCCCTGTTCCTGTTCGGAACCATCTTTTTTCGGCTGAACTGGTACTTCGAGCTGTCGGCGCGCGACATCATCAAGTCGAACCTGATTGCCCTGGGGGCAGGTTACCTGTGCTGGGAGGTAACCAGGCGGGTAGTGCTGGGCATTCAGCAGCGATACCCCGGTCTCAACCAGACCAAAACGCGCTTTGGCTGGCTGTTGCTGGCCTTGCCCGTGCTGGTCAACTTTGCCTGGCTGGTACGGCAACTGGCGCATCTGGCGGCCGACAACCGGGCCTGGTACTGGCCCAACCCCGCCGATTACACCTATTCGCTCGGCATCCAGATTTTCTACCACTGCGTGTACATGGTGGTCTACGAAGGGGGCTACGTGCTGCGGCAGTGGCGACAGAGTTACGTCGAGATCGAGACCCTGAAAAAAGCCAACCTGCAAAGCCAGCTCGACTCGCTCAAAAACCAGATCAACCCGCATTTTCTGTTCAACAACCTTAATTCGCTCTCGTCGCTCATCAGCGAGAACCCGAAACAGGCCGAAGCCTTCGTCGATGAGATCAGCACGGTCTATCGCTACATGCTGCGCAGCAACGAGTCGGACCTGACGACGTTGCGGCACGAACTGTCGTTTATCGATTCGTATTTTCATCTGCTTAAAACGCGCTATACCGATGGCATCGAGCTGTATGTGTCGGTGCCCGAACCCGAGCAGACGTACCTGATCCCGCCGCTCACGTTACAGGTGCTGGTCGAAAACGCCGTGCGGCACAACATCATGCTGGCCGGGCAACCGCTACAGATCGAGATTCTGGTGCGCGAGGGTAAGCTGGTGGTGCGCAACAACCTGCAACGCAAGCCCGGCCGGCCCGACTCCAGCCAACTGGGGCTGGTAAACATCGCCACCAAGTACCGCCTGCTGGGCGAGGGGGGCATCGACATCCGCGAAGACGACGATACCTTCAGCGTGGCGTTACCGTTGCTGTCGCCCGAACGAGCGGGGCCGCCCGGTACCGAAACGGCCCCGTCTGGCCACTAG
- a CDS encoding sensor histidine kinase, whose translation MTFETWNDLFVGMIVSMLLLNVVQWSIYRERIYGLYTLYMLVWLIFFGARMPVVSALLSGPITLFIKACVPSIGYFIYFDFADAFIQVRRRLPRLLRLFQLAKTLIILYLAVQAWALFISTVWQPGRFNGVHTGMRVLLAVLAIVGIANLFRLRTTATRYFVTGSLFLVVGALASMVLTFVYPTTPDDAPCWHAPLFWFQLGILGELLCFGLGLNYRQRQAAVTSALIAQELEQERQNRHREQLESRLAVQQLQQEMLEVQMRALQAHLNPHFLFNSLNSLSSLIAEAPAQAEAFVDELASVYRYILQTNAQELTALDNELQFMDSYYHLLQTRYTQGIQLQMHIDDRYRNHLIPPLTLQLLVENAVKHNAILADAPLVIGIYTTPQAQLVVQNTLQRRQVRVLSNGVGLSNILVKYQMLGQPVPVIEEADGQFVVTLPLIDPPAQ comes from the coding sequence ATGACCTTCGAAACCTGGAATGATCTGTTCGTTGGCATGATTGTCTCGATGCTACTGTTGAATGTGGTTCAATGGTCGATCTACCGGGAGCGCATTTATGGGCTTTACACGCTCTACATGCTGGTCTGGCTCATCTTTTTCGGGGCGCGCATGCCGGTTGTCAGCGCGTTGTTGTCGGGGCCGATTACGCTGTTTATCAAGGCCTGCGTGCCGTCAATAGGGTATTTTATTTATTTCGACTTTGCCGATGCCTTCATCCAGGTACGTCGGCGGCTACCTCGGCTCCTGCGGTTGTTTCAGCTGGCCAAGACCCTGATTATTCTTTACCTCGCGGTTCAGGCCTGGGCGCTTTTTATCAGCACCGTCTGGCAGCCCGGCCGTTTCAACGGGGTGCACACGGGCATGCGGGTGCTGTTGGCCGTGCTGGCGATCGTCGGCATTGCCAACCTGTTTCGGCTCCGCACCACGGCTACCCGCTATTTCGTGACAGGCTCGCTGTTTCTGGTGGTGGGCGCGCTGGCGTCCATGGTGCTGACGTTTGTGTACCCCACCACGCCCGACGACGCGCCGTGCTGGCACGCGCCCCTGTTCTGGTTTCAGCTGGGCATTCTGGGCGAGCTGCTTTGCTTTGGGCTGGGTCTCAACTACCGGCAGCGGCAGGCGGCCGTCACGAGCGCGCTGATTGCCCAGGAACTGGAACAGGAGCGCCAGAACCGCCACCGCGAACAGCTCGAAAGCCGGCTGGCCGTGCAGCAGTTGCAACAGGAGATGCTGGAGGTACAGATGCGGGCGTTGCAGGCCCACCTCAACCCGCACTTCCTGTTCAATTCACTCAACTCCCTGTCGTCGCTCATTGCCGAAGCCCCGGCGCAGGCCGAGGCCTTTGTGGATGAGCTGGCCAGCGTATACCGCTACATCCTCCAGACCAACGCGCAGGAGCTGACGGCGCTCGACAACGAACTCCAGTTTATGGATTCGTATTATCACCTGCTCCAGACGCGCTACACCCAGGGCATTCAGCTTCAGATGCACATCGATGACCGCTACCGAAACCACCTGATCCCGCCGCTGACGCTGCAACTGCTGGTGGAAAATGCGGTCAAGCACAACGCCATTCTGGCTGACGCCCCGCTGGTCATTGGCATCTACACCACGCCACAAGCGCAACTGGTGGTACAGAACACGCTACAGCGCCGCCAGGTGAGAGTGCTGAGCAACGGCGTGGGACTGAGCAACATTCTGGTCAAATACCAGATGCTGGGGCAGCCGGTGCCGGTGATCGAGGAAGCCGACGGCCAATTTGTGGTGACCCTGCCGCTTATCGACCCACCTGCCCAGTAA
- a CDS encoding c-type cytochrome: MKKVMKTVGLALGGVVLLVASFCAYVALTGIPTYDPPATPALSVEVTPARVARGEAIASIQCMSCHANQENRLTGKYMAEIPPLFGKIYSKNITQDKVHGIGNWTDGELLYFLRTGIRRDGSYAPVMPQYPNLADEDLLSVVAWLRSDRFPVQATAQEPQPSEPSFVTTLLTHTLMKPLPYPQTVIARPDTNDLVAFGKYTADAFGDCYACHSADLIDQDKVTPSKTKGYYGGGIEMVGEGGQKVVTANLTFDEQTGIGKTYTKEQFIRAVRNGVRPDGSILRYPMEPKMGLSEREVGAIYEYLKTVPKIHNDIAQKNAAIQLAEKN; encoded by the coding sequence ATGAAAAAAGTGATGAAGACCGTCGGCCTCGCGCTGGGCGGGGTGGTGCTGCTGGTGGCTAGTTTCTGCGCCTATGTGGCCCTCACGGGCATACCCACCTACGACCCGCCCGCCACGCCCGCCCTCTCGGTCGAGGTAACGCCTGCCCGCGTGGCGCGGGGCGAAGCGATCGCCAGCATTCAGTGCATGAGCTGCCACGCCAACCAGGAAAACCGCCTGACGGGCAAATACATGGCCGAAATACCGCCGCTGTTCGGTAAGATTTACTCCAAAAACATCACGCAGGATAAGGTCCACGGCATCGGCAACTGGACCGACGGCGAACTGCTCTATTTCCTACGGACGGGCATCCGGCGCGACGGTTCGTATGCACCCGTGATGCCGCAATACCCCAATCTGGCCGACGAAGACCTGCTATCGGTGGTAGCCTGGCTGCGCTCCGATCGGTTCCCGGTGCAGGCCACGGCGCAGGAGCCGCAGCCCTCGGAGCCGAGCTTTGTGACGACGCTGCTGACGCATACCCTGATGAAGCCCCTCCCCTACCCGCAAACGGTCATTGCACGGCCCGACACCAACGACCTGGTCGCGTTTGGCAAATACACGGCCGATGCTTTCGGCGATTGCTATGCCTGCCATTCGGCCGATCTCATCGATCAGGACAAGGTGACGCCGAGCAAGACCAAAGGCTATTATGGCGGGGGGATCGAGATGGTCGGCGAGGGCGGCCAGAAGGTGGTCACAGCCAACCTGACGTTTGATGAACAGACGGGAATTGGCAAAACATACACCAAAGAGCAGTTTATCCGCGCCGTTCGCAACGGCGTACGGCCCGACGGCAGCATCCTCCGCTACCCGATGGAGCCCAAGATGGGCCTGTCGGAACGCGAAGTGGGCGCCATCTACGAATACCTGAAAACGGTACCGAAAATCCACAACGACATCGCTCAGAAAAACGCGGCGATCCAACTGGCCGAAAAAAACTAA
- a CDS encoding VOC family protein: MRIDVTSLLVADQARALAFYTDILGFQKKRDIPLGDASWLTVVSPDRPDGVELLLEPTRFEPAQTFQKALYDAGIPLTVFAVDDVQRDYERLLGLGVVFSVPPTQMGPVRLAVFDDTCGNRIQLAQTL; encoded by the coding sequence ATGCGCATTGACGTAACAAGCCTACTGGTCGCTGATCAGGCCAGGGCGCTTGCTTTTTACACCGACATTCTGGGCTTTCAGAAAAAACGGGACATCCCGCTCGGCGATGCCAGCTGGCTCACGGTTGTCTCGCCCGACCGGCCCGACGGCGTTGAATTACTGCTGGAACCCACCCGCTTCGAGCCCGCCCAAACGTTCCAGAAAGCCCTGTACGATGCGGGTATCCCCCTGACGGTCTTCGCCGTAGACGACGTGCAGCGCGACTATGAACGGCTGCTGGGGCTCGGGGTGGTATTCAGCGTGCCGCCCACGCAGATGGGTCCGGTCCGGCTGGCCGTTTTCGACGACACCTGCGGCAACCGCATTCAACTCGCCCAAACGCTGTAA
- a CDS encoding helix-turn-helix domain-containing protein translates to MSFYTDQLTKLTEQLYANADQTARVVRARRFIDTHFAEPLTLVDIAAAACCSPYHFSREFKRHYGLTPLHYLTDKRMAEARRLLNANRPVAEVCGAVGYESLGTFSTLVKKRMGQSPGTLKRARMKK, encoded by the coding sequence ATGTCGTTCTACACCGATCAACTAACTAAACTGACCGAACAACTCTACGCCAACGCTGACCAGACAGCGCGCGTAGTGCGGGCGCGGCGGTTTATCGACACCCACTTCGCCGAGCCCCTGACGCTGGTCGACATAGCCGCTGCGGCCTGTTGTTCGCCCTATCATTTTAGCCGGGAGTTTAAACGCCACTATGGCCTGACGCCGCTGCACTACCTGACCGACAAACGCATGGCCGAAGCCCGGCGGCTGCTGAACGCCAACCGGCCTGTAGCAGAGGTGTGCGGGGCCGTTGGCTACGAGAGCCTGGGTACGTTCAGTACGCTGGTAAAAAAGCGGATGGGGCAGTCGCCAGGTACGTTGAAAAGAGCAAGAATGAAGAAGTAA
- a CDS encoding dihydrofolate reductase family protein, translating into MRTLNLQVQVTVDGFMAGPNGEMDWMTFPWTDDIGQYVTALSAPVDTILLGRKLAEGFIPHWAAHPDEPGADLFNNAPKVVFTKTLDASPWPNARLANGDLATEINALKSQPGGDLITYGGGTFVASLIRAGLIDNLHLFVNPAAIGNGMPVFGGLDTTQALTLMKAVAFDCGIVVLHYQPKRSE; encoded by the coding sequence ATGCGTACGCTCAACTTGCAGGTACAGGTAACGGTCGATGGCTTCATGGCCGGACCCAACGGTGAAATGGATTGGATGACCTTTCCCTGGACCGACGACATTGGTCAGTATGTGACCGCGCTATCAGCGCCGGTCGACACCATTCTGCTGGGGCGTAAGCTGGCGGAGGGCTTTATTCCCCACTGGGCAGCTCACCCCGACGAGCCCGGTGCCGACCTGTTCAACAACGCGCCCAAAGTCGTGTTCACCAAAACGCTCGACGCCTCGCCCTGGCCCAATGCGCGCCTGGCCAACGGCGACCTGGCTACCGAAATCAACGCGCTCAAAAGCCAGCCCGGCGGCGACCTGATCACCTATGGCGGGGGCACGTTCGTGGCGTCGTTGATTCGGGCGGGCCTGATCGACAACCTGCACCTGTTTGTTAACCCGGCCGCTATCGGCAACGGCATGCCGGTGTTTGGCGGGCTGGACACCACACAGGCGCTGACCCTGATGAAGGCTGTAGCGTTTGATTGCGGTATCGTGGTGTTGCACTATCAGCCCAAACGAAGCGAATAG
- a CDS encoding arylsulfatase: protein MKALGFALLLAGFGLGLFQQCSSVKTTASAIRTPPNLIVILADDMGYGDVGCYRAASAGPALIQTPNLNRMAAQGMRFTDFYTGSTVCAPSRCALMTGQHTGHTQIRGNGEKPLRQEDVVIPELLKKANYTTGMFGKWGLGMPDTEGAPHRKGWDAFFGHVNHEEAHFQQHPFLWQISDGATVKVEQPAGSYNNDAFTQQALAFLDRQTTKPFLLYLAFTLPHAELHTPDTYLNQYRDATGKSRFQPEKPWPAGRHYGEQPEPKAAYAAMVSQIDGYVGQVLAKLDQKGLANNTLVLFASDNGTHIEGGRTQDDVSYMQSSGPLRGVKRDLFDGGIRTPFIVRWPGHVKAGSTTAFVGAFYDLLPTFCELANIPPPARIDGLSFVPTLLGQKGQPTHPYLYWEFMERGFSRAVRSGSWKAVSLEPRRGQETFFLFDLSRDIGEQTNVAAQHPDVVATMRRYMAEAHVPSPLFQPNYGN from the coding sequence ATGAAAGCATTAGGGTTCGCGCTGCTACTAGCGGGGTTTGGACTGGGCCTTTTCCAACAGTGTTCGTCCGTAAAAACGACGGCATCGGCCATCAGAACGCCACCAAACCTCATCGTCATCCTGGCCGACGACATGGGCTACGGCGACGTGGGCTGCTACCGGGCCGCCAGCGCCGGGCCTGCGCTCATCCAGACGCCCAACCTCAACCGCATGGCGGCACAGGGGATGCGCTTCACCGATTTTTACACGGGCAGCACGGTCTGCGCGCCCTCGCGTTGTGCGCTGATGACGGGGCAGCACACGGGGCATACCCAGATTCGGGGCAACGGCGAAAAACCCCTCCGGCAGGAAGACGTCGTGATTCCCGAGCTGCTCAAAAAGGCCAACTATACCACCGGCATGTTTGGCAAATGGGGCTTGGGCATGCCCGATACCGAGGGCGCGCCGCATCGCAAAGGCTGGGATGCCTTCTTCGGCCACGTCAACCACGAGGAGGCCCATTTTCAGCAACACCCGTTCTTGTGGCAAATCAGCGATGGCGCCACCGTGAAGGTCGAGCAGCCCGCCGGGTCGTACAACAACGATGCGTTCACGCAACAGGCGCTGGCGTTTCTGGATCGGCAAACGACGAAACCGTTTCTGCTGTACTTGGCCTTCACCCTCCCCCATGCCGAGTTGCACACGCCCGACACCTACCTGAATCAGTACCGGGACGCGACCGGAAAAAGCCGGTTTCAGCCCGAAAAACCCTGGCCGGCGGGTCGGCATTATGGCGAGCAGCCCGAACCCAAAGCCGCCTATGCCGCCATGGTCTCGCAGATCGACGGGTATGTGGGGCAGGTGCTGGCCAAACTCGACCAGAAAGGACTGGCCAACAACACGCTCGTGCTGTTTGCCTCCGACAATGGCACGCACATCGAGGGCGGACGTACCCAGGACGACGTAAGCTATATGCAAAGCTCGGGGCCACTGCGGGGTGTCAAGCGCGACCTGTTCGACGGGGGCATCCGCACGCCCTTCATCGTCCGCTGGCCCGGCCACGTCAAAGCGGGGTCGACCACGGCGTTCGTGGGGGCGTTTTACGATCTCCTCCCCACGTTCTGCGAGCTGGCCAACATACCGCCGCCCGCCCGCATTGATGGCCTTTCCTTCGTGCCGACGCTGCTGGGGCAGAAAGGCCAGCCCACGCACCCCTACCTTTACTGGGAATTTATGGAGCGGGGCTTCAGCCGGGCCGTGCGCAGTGGCTCGTGGAAGGCCGTGAGTCTGGAACCCAGGCGAGGGCAAGAGACCTTTTTTCTGTTCGACCTCAGCCGGGACATCGGCGAGCAAACCAACGTGGCCGCTCAGCACCCCGACGTGGTGGCTACGATGCGTCGGTATATGGCCGAAGCTCATGTTCCGTCGCCGCTGTTTCAACCCAATTACGGCAACTAA
- a CDS encoding glycoside hydrolase: MTQRYTSRLLSLGCLLILSRFGLAQPAASAQLVVRLDPSQTYQTMHSFGASDCWSAQFVGKNYPLAKREQVADWLFSLDVDRAGNPKGIGLSMWRFNIGAGSTEQGDSSGIRSPWRRSECFQRPDGSYDWTKQAGQQWFMEAAHRRKVPYLLGFTNSPPVQFTANGKAYASGTLGDYNFNRQRLGDYARFLADVAQHFDKKGLSMQYLSPFNEPQWDWGIKKGQKMATQEGTPATNADMAELTRALSRELSTRNLRTRLTLGEAGQLNYLSQSGTNRSQTGQDNVAEAFFSPGSPAYIGDLPNVEKLVCGHSYFTTSPPSQLRSVRQQLGAKLKQVGVGFWQSEYCVLGDNAGEIDGGGRDLGMTTALYVARVIHADLTLANATSWQWWLSISANNYKDGLVYLENGGKMGENGPNQLDGDVLASKTLWALGNYARFVRPGMVRIAASTNVPDSLANGPLVSAYRSENGKQFVVVIANPGDARALRLEGLSRQPGQVAVYETTDTADLRKRTPSLGTLMLAARSVTTITLTR, encoded by the coding sequence ATGACTCAACGATACACCTCCCGCCTGCTTAGTCTCGGCTGTCTGCTCATCCTCAGCCGTTTCGGGCTAGCCCAACCAGCCGCGTCAGCTCAGTTAGTGGTTCGACTTGACCCGAGCCAGACCTACCAGACCATGCACAGTTTCGGCGCATCGGACTGCTGGTCGGCGCAGTTTGTGGGTAAAAACTACCCGCTGGCCAAGCGCGAACAAGTGGCCGACTGGCTTTTCAGTCTGGACGTCGATCGGGCGGGGAACCCCAAAGGCATCGGCCTGTCGATGTGGCGGTTCAACATTGGTGCGGGCAGCACCGAGCAGGGCGATTCGAGCGGTATCCGCAGCCCCTGGCGCCGGTCGGAGTGTTTTCAGCGGCCCGATGGCTCGTATGACTGGACCAAACAGGCCGGGCAACAGTGGTTTATGGAAGCGGCCCACCGGCGCAAGGTGCCTTACCTGCTCGGCTTCACCAATTCGCCCCCGGTGCAGTTTACGGCCAACGGCAAAGCCTACGCCTCGGGTACGTTGGGCGACTACAATTTTAACCGGCAGCGTCTGGGTGACTACGCCCGGTTTCTGGCTGATGTCGCGCAGCATTTCGACAAAAAGGGGCTTTCCATGCAGTACTTGAGCCCGTTCAACGAACCGCAGTGGGATTGGGGTATTAAGAAAGGGCAGAAAATGGCCACGCAGGAAGGCACCCCCGCCACCAACGCCGACATGGCAGAACTGACCCGCGCCCTCAGCCGCGAACTAAGCACCCGCAACCTGCGCACCCGCCTGACGCTGGGCGAGGCCGGGCAGCTCAACTACCTCTCGCAAAGCGGCACCAACCGAAGCCAGACGGGGCAGGACAATGTAGCCGAGGCGTTCTTTTCGCCCGGCAGCCCCGCCTACATCGGTGATCTGCCCAACGTGGAGAAACTGGTCTGCGGGCACAGCTATTTTACCACCTCCCCACCGAGTCAGCTGCGATCGGTGCGGCAGCAGCTGGGCGCGAAACTCAAGCAGGTGGGCGTCGGTTTCTGGCAGTCGGAGTATTGCGTACTGGGCGACAACGCGGGCGAGATCGACGGCGGCGGGCGCGACCTGGGCATGACCACCGCCCTCTACGTGGCGCGCGTGATCCACGCCGACCTGACGCTGGCCAACGCGACTTCGTGGCAGTGGTGGCTGTCGATCAGTGCCAACAACTACAAGGACGGGCTGGTGTACCTGGAAAACGGCGGTAAGATGGGCGAAAACGGCCCGAATCAACTCGACGGCGACGTGCTGGCCTCCAAGACCCTCTGGGCACTGGGCAACTATGCCCGGTTTGTGCGGCCGGGCATGGTGCGCATCGCCGCCAGCACCAACGTACCTGACAGCCTCGCTAACGGCCCGCTGGTATCGGCGTACCGCAGCGAAAACGGCAAACAGTTCGTGGTGGTTATCGCCAACCCCGGCGACGCCCGCGCTCTTCGGCTGGAAGGGTTGAGCCGACAGCCGGGGCAGGTGGCCGTCTACGAAACCACCGACACGGCCGATCTACGCAAACGCACGCCCTCGCTCGGTACGCTCATGCTGGCCGCCCGCTCCGTCACGACGATTACGCTGACGCGCTGA
- a CDS encoding formylglycine-generating enzyme family protein, with product MRLSSTSIILKRIAWLGYLGLVGVACQPDAPAQFAFAPTITVFASEPDAKPAQPNQPPGHVPEGMVYVPGGYTHIGSEEGLEQEKPTFWVLVKPFFMDQHEVTVGQFRAFVQATGYKTQAEGFGDGGVFNDTTKEWELVKGTNWQYPYGPKAGPAADNMPVTQVSWNDAQAYANWAGKRLPHEIEWEHAARNATNSQTLYPFGNNLTQDGKWLANTWNGKFPDHDAVSDGFHRAAPVGTFGPSPIGLADMSGNVWEWCENPKVAYTDWLNQTPPRITEATERVQRGGSFLCEPGWCHGYRVSGRSGSTAETALMHVGFRCVKDL from the coding sequence ATGCGCTTATCGTCGACGAGTATCATACTGAAGCGGATCGCCTGGCTGGGCTATCTGGGACTGGTTGGGGTGGCCTGCCAGCCCGACGCCCCAGCGCAATTTGCCTTCGCCCCCACCATCACCGTCTTTGCGTCGGAACCTGATGCCAAGCCAGCGCAGCCCAACCAGCCTCCGGGCCACGTACCTGAAGGCATGGTTTACGTACCCGGCGGCTACACGCACATCGGCTCGGAGGAGGGGCTGGAGCAGGAGAAGCCCACCTTCTGGGTGTTGGTCAAACCGTTTTTCATGGATCAGCACGAGGTGACGGTTGGGCAGTTTCGGGCGTTTGTGCAGGCCACGGGCTACAAGACGCAGGCCGAAGGATTTGGCGATGGCGGCGTTTTCAACGATACCACCAAGGAATGGGAGTTGGTCAAAGGCACCAACTGGCAGTACCCGTATGGCCCCAAGGCAGGCCCCGCCGCCGACAACATGCCTGTGACGCAGGTGTCGTGGAACGATGCGCAGGCCTACGCCAACTGGGCGGGTAAGCGCCTGCCGCACGAGATCGAGTGGGAGCACGCCGCCCGTAACGCAACTAACAGCCAGACGCTCTACCCCTTCGGCAATAACCTGACCCAAGACGGCAAGTGGCTGGCGAACACTTGGAACGGCAAATTCCCCGACCACGACGCCGTGAGCGATGGGTTTCACCGGGCCGCGCCCGTGGGTACGTTCGGTCCATCGCCCATTGGCCTGGCCGATATGTCAGGCAACGTGTGGGAATGGTGCGAGAATCCTAAAGTGGCGTATACCGACTGGCTGAACCAAACGCCGCCCCGCATCACCGAGGCTACCGAGCGGGTGCAACGGGGCGGCTCGTTCCTGTGCGAACCGGGTTGGTGCCACGGCTACCGGGTGTCGGGGCGGTCGGGCAGCACGGCCGAAACGGCGCTGATGCACGTAGGTTTCCGCTGCGTCAAAGACCTCTGA